The proteins below come from a single Streptomyces tubercidicus genomic window:
- a CDS encoding serine hydrolase domain-containing protein — protein sequence MTKRPRRPAAARPPCPVPRRSGRHRGTFRTGALAVLAALLLTGSAGRPRVTPPSPDHRRPPATTMRALHRLVHGGSPGAASLTTRAGFPTARFSTAGVADLRSGRPMGPQDRFRAGSLTKTLVATVVLQLAAEHRLSLADRAAAHLPPGVPATGPGDRTGLRGVTIRQLLNHTSGLFNYTDDPRLSENLFGTGFGAHRYDRHTPAELLRTTLSHHPTAAPGTRYSYSNTNYLVLGQVIRAVTGHPYATEIRRRLLVPAGLGHTSFPGTDPALPTPHGRAYSLIGDRRVDTTSLNPSWAGPAGEMVTTLGDLNRFYSALLGGRLLAPRQMAQIRDEKRTGGIYGLGLYATELPCGVTVWGNRGDINGSYARTAATADGRHVLSYRLNTDAHSTPVPDTAVLTAEFCASRG from the coding sequence ATGACGAAGCGCCCGCGTCGCCCGGCTGCGGCCCGCCCGCCCTGCCCGGTGCCGCGCAGGTCAGGCCGCCACCGCGGCACGTTCCGCACGGGCGCCCTGGCGGTCCTGGCCGCACTGCTCCTGACGGGATCCGCCGGCCGACCCCGCGTCACCCCGCCGTCCCCGGACCACAGACGGCCGCCCGCGACGACGATGCGCGCGCTGCACCGCCTGGTCCACGGCGGGTCCCCGGGCGCGGCTTCCCTCACCACCCGCGCCGGATTCCCGACGGCGCGTTTCTCCACCGCCGGTGTGGCGGATCTGCGCAGCGGCCGCCCCATGGGACCCCAGGACCGCTTCCGGGCCGGCAGCCTCACCAAAACCCTGGTCGCCACGGTCGTCCTGCAACTGGCCGCCGAGCACCGCCTGTCCCTGGCCGACCGCGCCGCCGCGCACCTCCCGCCGGGCGTACCGGCCACCGGCCCCGGCGACCGGACCGGCCTCCGCGGGGTGACGATCCGCCAGCTGCTGAACCATACGAGCGGCCTGTTCAACTACACCGACGATCCCCGGCTCTCGGAAAATCTCTTCGGCACCGGCTTCGGCGCCCACCGCTACGACCGCCACACCCCCGCCGAGCTGCTGCGCACCACCCTCAGCCACCACCCGACGGCCGCCCCGGGCACCCGCTACTCCTACTCCAACACCAACTACCTCGTCCTGGGCCAGGTCATCCGGGCCGTCACCGGACACCCGTACGCCACCGAGATCCGCCGCCGCCTCCTCGTCCCCGCCGGGCTCGGCCACACCTCCTTCCCCGGCACCGACCCGGCACTGCCGACGCCGCACGGCCGCGCGTACTCCCTCATCGGCGACCGGCGGGTGGACACCACCTCCCTGAACCCCAGCTGGGCGGGCCCGGCCGGCGAGATGGTCACCACCCTGGGCGATCTCAACCGCTTCTACTCCGCGCTGCTCGGCGGCCGGCTCCTGGCGCCCCGCCAGATGGCGCAGATACGCGACGAGAAGCGCACCGGCGGCATCTACGGCCTGGGCCTGTACGCCACCGAGCTGCCCTGCGGCGTCACGGTCTGGGGCAACCGCGGCGACATCAACGGCTCCTACGCCCGCACCGCCGCCACCGCCGACGGCCGCCACGTCCTCAGCTACCGCCTCAACACCGACGCCCACTCCACCCCGGTGCCCGACACCGCGGTCCTGACGGCGGAGTTCTGCGCCTCGCGCGGCTGA
- a CDS encoding serine/threonine-protein kinase, with product MGDEVEMDGKGGRLLAGRYRLADVLGRGGMGTVWRARDEVLGRTVAVKELRFPGGVEEDEKRRLITRTLREAKAIARIRNNGAVTVYDVVDEDDRPWIVMELVEGRSLAEVIRDDGPLPPRRAAEVGLAVLDVLRAAHAAGILHRDVKPSNVLMSDDGRVVLTDFGIAQVEGDPSVTSTGMLVGAPSYISPERARGQKPGPPADLWSLGGLLYACVEGVPPYDKGSAIATLTAVMTEPVDPPKSAGGLEEVIYGLLVKDPAGRLDDAGARALLLDAVHAPEARKPEPPLDETRAMVLPTVPKERAKAKPEGAPKPKPAAKPRVPRKPKAKPADAPVAAEPAAPASGSATAGRSKAAAAKAAAVHTPERTERPQRAATPAAGETAGADRTDSGASRPTLTRPGFDSEAAKERLRVALRTVRAAAAAAKARVDSRPGDGNRPATRASVTDVVPRRTLVIVAVVVALAVLGTVLAVALSGGGATDNGGKPAGKDAKASSAAKAKPSTEAAGASADAAQDPPGSPAAQPPGGVSPADDKGGTDGKDGKGDKAVPEGFAQVSNGRFHFGMAMPKGFQQTGTAGQGSGVIYSAKGGYPRVQVDYNPEPGSDAAAAWRSLEPAVRGSSEDYHRIDIKTVKWRDYPTVADWSFTRRQGGERVRVLDRGFRADDQHGYAIMITCKADGWSGKKCQDVVRTAFRTFAIKD from the coding sequence GTGGGCGACGAGGTCGAGATGGACGGCAAGGGGGGCAGGCTGCTCGCCGGGCGGTACCGGCTCGCCGATGTTCTCGGCCGGGGCGGCATGGGGACGGTCTGGCGGGCCCGCGACGAGGTCCTGGGCCGTACGGTCGCGGTCAAGGAACTGCGGTTCCCGGGCGGGGTCGAGGAGGACGAGAAGCGCCGCCTGATCACCCGTACCCTGCGCGAGGCCAAGGCGATCGCCCGGATCCGGAACAACGGCGCGGTCACGGTCTACGACGTGGTCGACGAGGACGACCGCCCCTGGATCGTGATGGAGCTGGTCGAGGGCCGCTCGCTCGCCGAGGTCATCCGTGACGACGGCCCGCTCCCCCCGCGCCGCGCCGCGGAGGTCGGCCTGGCGGTGCTCGATGTACTGCGTGCCGCCCACGCCGCGGGCATCCTGCACCGCGATGTGAAGCCGTCCAACGTCCTGATGTCCGATGACGGCCGGGTCGTGCTCACCGACTTCGGTATCGCCCAGGTCGAGGGCGACCCCTCCGTGACCTCGACCGGCATGCTCGTCGGCGCCCCCTCCTACATCTCCCCCGAGCGCGCCCGCGGCCAGAAGCCGGGCCCGCCGGCCGATCTGTGGTCGCTGGGCGGGCTGCTGTACGCCTGCGTCGAGGGCGTGCCGCCGTACGACAAGGGCTCGGCGATCGCCACGCTGACGGCGGTGATGACCGAACCGGTCGATCCGCCGAAGAGCGCCGGTGGGCTGGAAGAGGTCATCTACGGCCTGCTGGTGAAGGACCCGGCGGGGCGGCTGGACGACGCCGGTGCGCGGGCGCTGCTGCTGGACGCGGTGCACGCCCCCGAGGCGCGGAAGCCGGAGCCCCCGCTGGACGAGACCCGGGCGATGGTGCTGCCGACGGTGCCCAAGGAGCGGGCGAAGGCGAAGCCCGAGGGCGCGCCGAAGCCGAAGCCCGCCGCGAAGCCGCGGGTGCCGCGCAAGCCCAAGGCGAAGCCGGCCGACGCCCCGGTGGCGGCGGAGCCGGCCGCGCCCGCGTCCGGGAGTGCCACGGCGGGCCGGAGCAAGGCCGCTGCCGCCAAGGCCGCCGCGGTGCACACCCCGGAGCGGACCGAGCGTCCGCAGCGGGCGGCCACCCCGGCGGCCGGGGAGACGGCCGGCGCGGACCGTACGGACTCCGGCGCGTCCCGTCCGACGCTCACCCGCCCCGGGTTCGACTCGGAGGCCGCCAAGGAGCGGCTGCGCGTCGCCCTGCGGACGGTCCGTGCCGCGGCGGCCGCCGCGAAAGCCCGGGTGGACTCCAGACCCGGTGACGGCAACCGCCCGGCGACCCGCGCCTCGGTGACCGATGTCGTCCCGCGCCGCACCCTCGTCATCGTGGCCGTGGTCGTCGCCCTGGCGGTGCTGGGCACGGTCCTGGCCGTCGCGCTGAGCGGCGGTGGCGCCACGGACAACGGCGGCAAGCCGGCCGGCAAGGACGCCAAGGCGTCGTCCGCGGCGAAGGCCAAGCCCTCCACCGAAGCGGCCGGTGCGAGCGCGGACGCGGCGCAGGACCCGCCCGGCTCGCCCGCCGCGCAGCCGCCGGGCGGGGTCTCCCCGGCCGACGACAAGGGCGGCACCGACGGCAAGGACGGCAAGGGGGACAAGGCCGTGCCGGAGGGCTTCGCCCAGGTCTCCAACGGCCGGTTCCACTTCGGTATGGCGATGCCCAAGGGTTTTCAGCAGACGGGCACCGCGGGGCAGGGCTCCGGCGTCATCTACAGCGCCAAGGGCGGCTACCCGCGCGTCCAGGTCGACTACAACCCCGAGCCCGGCTCCGACGCGGCGGCCGCCTGGCGCAGCCTGGAGCCGGCCGTGCGCGGCTCCAGCGAGGACTACCACCGGATCGACATCAAGACGGTGAAGTGGCGGGACTATCCGACCGTCGCCGACTGGTCCTTCACCCGCCGTCAGGGCGGCGAGCGGGTCCGGGTCCTGGACCGCGGCTTCCGGGCCGACGACCAGCACGGCTACGCCATCATGATCACCTGCAAGGCGGACGGCTGGTCGGGCAAGAAGTGCCAGGACGTGGTCCGGACCGCGTTCCGCACCTTCGCCATCAAGGACTGA
- a CDS encoding protein kinase, whose protein sequence is MDEYAGRVLAERYRLPLRPLGDDDFTESRAFDTFSGQEVLVRQVPLPEVVEAEVVGAEPAGAVERGSGRYGAARPSGGAGVADRSPRDPAVRRALEAATTAAQLADHPRLEQVFDVFTQDGSLWIVAELLVARPLSALLAERTLSPHRAAEIAADLLTALRVLHAQGRLHRNITARTVLVCDDGRAILTGLAAGAAQEALCGTEPPTGADEPAPDEPAPGGPAAGTSLTKPAADGDTTAPGYGRPTAGLAAERARQARLTVIGPLTERWAPEQAGPVHENWQLAPPVGPATDLWAVGALLYRSVQGQPPYPEDSAAELAQLVCSQPPADAEECGALRPVIESLLRPDPADRPDAEELNGWLRSLIRSAPEPEVGSRLVTMPAEGGDPRRLPIVRRRGELVRKGRHKKTRPARRTRPQPAPAAMGAAAAAPAAPPAPAPEQPTPLVSTTRPPRPPKQPKPLRRSRPARPARPAAPAPPPGPSGPADREPYDQQAAVASGPVAAPRPARRPRHLGRLLLTAILLLLVGAVVYAMAFLPKSGQDSKAGERGADRTGTSGSAPGPAPSGDQESGHASAGTDAPQTTAPAGIAKGFEVRNDPEGFQVAVRKDWQRRGANDRGQVRYVGGDYELVVVPGRDTTARFGTDPMAYLQNKEAELAPYRSSGWASASGLQRIDVGKTAMAEGTFSWRDSSGREVYVRNLAMIHKGRYHLVLVIGPDRGRREVDQLYAQATSAYRPG, encoded by the coding sequence GTGGACGAGTACGCGGGAAGGGTGCTCGCCGAGCGATACCGCCTGCCGTTGCGGCCCCTCGGCGATGACGACTTCACGGAGTCCCGGGCGTTCGACACGTTCAGCGGGCAGGAGGTCCTGGTCCGTCAGGTGCCGCTGCCCGAGGTCGTGGAGGCGGAGGTCGTGGGGGCGGAGCCGGCCGGGGCCGTCGAACGGGGAAGCGGCCGCTACGGTGCGGCCCGGCCGTCCGGTGGAGCGGGGGTGGCCGACCGCAGCCCCCGGGACCCCGCCGTACGGCGTGCGCTGGAGGCCGCGACGACCGCGGCCCAGCTCGCCGATCACCCCCGGCTGGAGCAGGTCTTCGACGTCTTCACGCAGGACGGCAGCCTGTGGATCGTCGCTGAACTCCTCGTCGCCCGGCCGCTGTCCGCGCTGCTCGCCGAGCGGACGCTGTCCCCGCACCGCGCCGCGGAGATCGCCGCGGATCTGCTCACCGCGCTGCGGGTGCTGCACGCGCAGGGCCGGCTGCACCGCAATATCACCGCCCGTACGGTCCTGGTCTGCGACGACGGCCGGGCCATCCTGACCGGTCTGGCGGCGGGCGCGGCCCAGGAGGCGCTGTGCGGAACCGAGCCGCCCACCGGGGCGGACGAGCCCGCTCCGGACGAGCCCGCGCCCGGCGGACCGGCCGCCGGGACCTCGCTGACCAAGCCCGCGGCGGACGGGGACACCACCGCGCCCGGGTACGGCCGGCCCACCGCCGGGCTCGCCGCCGAACGGGCCCGGCAGGCCCGGCTGACCGTCATCGGCCCGCTCACCGAGCGCTGGGCGCCGGAGCAGGCCGGACCGGTGCACGAGAACTGGCAGTTGGCGCCGCCGGTCGGCCCGGCCACCGATCTGTGGGCGGTCGGCGCGCTGCTCTACCGGAGCGTGCAGGGACAGCCGCCCTACCCGGAGGACAGCGCCGCCGAACTGGCGCAGCTGGTCTGTTCGCAGCCGCCCGCGGACGCCGAGGAGTGCGGGGCGCTGCGGCCGGTCATCGAGTCGCTGCTGCGTCCGGACCCGGCCGACCGCCCGGACGCCGAGGAGCTGAACGGCTGGCTGCGTTCCCTGATCCGTAGCGCACCGGAGCCGGAGGTCGGCAGTCGGCTGGTGACGATGCCGGCCGAGGGCGGTGATCCTCGGCGGCTGCCGATCGTGCGGCGCCGCGGGGAACTCGTCCGCAAGGGGCGGCACAAGAAGACCCGGCCGGCCCGCCGGACCCGGCCGCAGCCGGCACCGGCCGCCATGGGCGCCGCCGCGGCCGCACCGGCCGCTCCGCCGGCCCCGGCCCCGGAGCAGCCCACCCCGCTGGTCTCCACCACCCGGCCGCCCCGCCCCCCGAAGCAGCCCAAGCCGCTCCGGCGGTCCAGACCCGCCCGCCCGGCCCGGCCCGCCGCGCCTGCCCCGCCGCCCGGCCCGAGCGGGCCCGCCGACCGGGAGCCGTACGACCAGCAGGCGGCGGTCGCGTCCGGGCCGGTGGCCGCACCCCGCCCGGCGCGGCGGCCGCGTCACCTCGGGCGGCTGCTGCTCACCGCGATCCTGCTGCTGCTCGTCGGCGCGGTCGTCTATGCGATGGCCTTCCTGCCGAAGTCGGGTCAGGACTCCAAGGCGGGCGAGCGGGGCGCGGACCGTACGGGCACGTCGGGGTCGGCGCCCGGCCCCGCACCGTCCGGGGACCAGGAGAGCGGTCACGCCTCCGCCGGTACCGACGCACCGCAGACCACCGCGCCCGCCGGGATCGCCAAGGGCTTCGAGGTACGCAACGACCCGGAGGGTTTCCAGGTCGCGGTGCGCAAGGACTGGCAGCGGCGCGGCGCCAACGACCGGGGCCAGGTGCGGTATGTCGGCGGGGACTATGAGCTGGTGGTGGTGCCCGGCCGGGACACCACGGCGCGTTTCGGCACCGACCCGATGGCGTATCTGCAGAACAAGGAAGCCGAGCTGGCCCCGTACCGCTCCTCCGGCTGGGCCTCGGCCTCCGGCCTCCAGCGGATCGACGTCGGCAAGACGGCGATGGCCGAGGGCACCTTCTCCTGGCGGGACAGCAGCGGCCGTGAGGTGTACGTACGGAACCTCGCGATGATCCACAAGGGCCGCTACCACCTCGTCCTCGTCATCGGGCCGGACCGCGGCCGCCGCGAAGTGGACCAGCTCTACGCGCAGGCGACCAGCGCCTACCGGCCGGGCTGA
- a CDS encoding class I adenylate-forming enzyme family protein, translating into MTGTTLWDLVAWRAARTPDAPALIQGADSARTERRITFGTLHRRAERVAAGLYERGVRPGSRVVWQLPTRIETVLFSLALARIGAVQSPVVPLYRAHETGQVLRRTRAEFFAVPGVRRGFDHRAMADRLAAGLPGPLTVIDAYDTLPDADPAALPPPPADDDAVRWIYWTSGTTAAPRGVLHTDRSLRTAGHWLGAALRIRPSDIGSMAFPYAHVAGPDYTVLLLEHGIPAVLLEHFTLPGALAAYRRHRVTLAGGSTAFYALFLAEARKLPPGRQLLPSLRLLAGGGAPLPAALYHEVVAALGCGLTHGYAMTEAPMVTMGDPYDSPEQLAGTDGRPPAGMEIRIAPDTGEIGLRGPAVCRGYLDEPDPFDADGFLPTGDLGHLTATGHLVVTGRLKDIIIRKGENISAQEIEELLHRHPDIADAAVIGLPDPDRGERVCAVIEQPANAGELTLAALSAHLLSHGLARHKLPEQLELLPALPRGATLRKVLKQELRERFGDGGTGTGAG; encoded by the coding sequence GTGACCGGTACCACTCTCTGGGACCTCGTCGCCTGGCGCGCCGCCCGCACCCCGGACGCGCCCGCCCTGATCCAGGGAGCCGACTCCGCCCGGACGGAACGGCGGATCACCTTCGGCACCCTGCACCGCCGCGCGGAACGGGTCGCGGCCGGTCTGTACGAGCGCGGCGTACGGCCCGGCAGCCGGGTCGTCTGGCAGCTGCCGACCAGGATCGAAACGGTGCTGTTCAGCCTCGCACTGGCCCGGATCGGCGCCGTCCAGAGCCCGGTCGTGCCGCTCTACCGCGCCCATGAGACCGGCCAGGTGCTGCGCCGCACCCGCGCGGAATTCTTCGCCGTCCCCGGCGTCCGGCGCGGCTTCGACCACCGTGCGATGGCAGACCGTCTGGCCGCCGGCCTGCCCGGTCCGCTCACCGTCATCGACGCGTACGACACCCTGCCCGACGCCGACCCGGCCGCCCTGCCCCCGCCCCCGGCCGACGACGACGCGGTCCGCTGGATCTACTGGACCTCCGGCACCACCGCGGCCCCCAGGGGCGTGCTGCACACCGACCGCAGTCTGCGGACGGCCGGCCACTGGCTCGGCGCGGCCCTGCGCATCCGCCCGTCGGACATCGGCTCGATGGCCTTCCCGTACGCCCATGTCGCCGGGCCCGACTACACCGTTCTGCTGCTGGAACACGGCATCCCCGCCGTCCTCCTGGAGCACTTCACGCTGCCCGGCGCGCTCGCCGCCTACCGCCGCCACCGCGTCACCCTCGCCGGCGGCTCCACCGCCTTCTACGCCCTCTTCCTCGCCGAGGCCCGCAAGCTGCCGCCCGGCCGCCAACTGCTGCCGTCCTTGCGGCTGCTGGCCGGTGGCGGCGCGCCGCTGCCCGCCGCGCTGTACCACGAGGTCGTCGCCGCGCTCGGCTGCGGCCTCACCCACGGCTACGCGATGACGGAGGCCCCCATGGTGACCATGGGCGACCCGTACGACAGCCCCGAGCAGCTGGCCGGCACCGACGGCCGGCCGCCCGCGGGCATGGAGATCCGTATCGCCCCCGACACCGGCGAGATCGGGCTGCGCGGCCCTGCCGTCTGCCGTGGCTACCTCGACGAGCCCGACCCCTTCGACGCCGACGGCTTCCTCCCCACCGGCGACCTCGGCCACCTCACCGCCACCGGGCACCTCGTCGTCACCGGCCGCCTCAAGGACATCATCATCCGCAAGGGCGAGAACATCTCCGCCCAGGAGATCGAAGAACTCCTCCACCGCCACCCGGACATCGCCGACGCCGCCGTCATCGGCCTGCCGGACCCCGACCGCGGCGAACGCGTCTGCGCGGTCATCGAACAGCCCGCGAACGCCGGGGAGTTGACCCTCGCGGCCCTCTCGGCGCACCTTCTCTCCCACGGCCTCGCCCGGCACAAGCTCCCCGAACAGCTGGAGCTGCTGCCCGCCCTGCCCCGTGGGGCCACGCTGCGCAAGGTCCTCAAACAGGAGCTGCGGGAGCGGTTCGGGGACGGCGGGACGGGGACGGGAGCCGGGTGA
- a CDS encoding acyl-CoA dehydrogenase family protein, producing MDLGCTPEEEDFRARLRRWLGEVLPHLPAPPAATDWPGRRAYDTAWQRMLYDAGYAGLHWPRDAGGQGATPAQHLIFLEETERAGAPYVGANFVGLLHAGPTLAAEGTAGQRARWLPPILRGEEIWCQGFSEPDAGSDLAALRTRAVRDGDAYVISGSKIWTSHAEVADWCELLVRTDPDAPRHRGISWLAMPMDAPGVTVRPLRTLAGSAEFAEVFLDEVRVPVANRVGAENDGWRVTMVTLSFERGTAFVGEVVACRRVLGALARAARANGRWDDAVLRRRLGRLSAEFTALWWLTQWNVSEAMRGPGRGGQRGGGVPGTGGSVFKLRYSHARQELYDTAAEVLGAGALDVEHAWVADRLSSLSYTIAAGTSQIQQNIVAERILGLPKGR from the coding sequence ATGGACCTCGGCTGCACACCGGAGGAGGAAGACTTCCGGGCCCGGCTGCGCCGCTGGCTCGGTGAGGTGCTGCCCCACCTCCCCGCACCGCCCGCCGCCACCGACTGGCCCGGCCGCCGGGCGTATGACACGGCCTGGCAGCGGATGCTGTACGACGCCGGATACGCGGGCCTGCACTGGCCGCGGGACGCCGGCGGGCAGGGCGCCACCCCCGCCCAGCACCTGATCTTCCTGGAGGAGACCGAGCGCGCCGGAGCGCCCTACGTCGGCGCGAACTTCGTCGGACTGCTGCACGCCGGGCCCACCCTCGCCGCCGAGGGCACCGCCGGGCAGCGCGCACGCTGGCTGCCGCCGATCCTGCGCGGCGAGGAGATCTGGTGCCAGGGCTTCAGTGAGCCGGACGCCGGTTCCGACCTCGCCGCGCTGCGCACCAGGGCCGTCCGCGACGGGGACGCGTACGTCATCAGCGGCAGCAAGATCTGGACCTCGCACGCCGAGGTCGCCGACTGGTGCGAACTCCTCGTCCGCACCGACCCGGACGCGCCCCGCCACCGCGGTATCAGCTGGCTGGCGATGCCCATGGACGCGCCGGGCGTGACCGTCCGGCCGCTGCGCACCCTCGCCGGTTCGGCGGAGTTCGCCGAGGTGTTCCTCGACGAGGTGCGGGTCCCGGTGGCCAACCGGGTCGGGGCGGAGAACGACGGCTGGCGGGTGACGATGGTGACGCTGTCCTTCGAGCGCGGTACCGCCTTCGTCGGCGAAGTGGTCGCCTGCCGCCGGGTGCTCGGCGCGCTGGCCCGTGCCGCCCGCGCCAACGGCCGCTGGGACGATGCCGTGCTGCGCCGCCGACTGGGCAGGCTGAGCGCGGAGTTCACGGCGCTGTGGTGGCTCACCCAGTGGAATGTGAGCGAGGCGATGCGCGGCCCGGGGCGCGGCGGACAGCGGGGCGGCGGCGTCCCGGGAACCGGCGGCTCGGTCTTCAAGCTGCGCTATTCGCACGCCCGCCAGGAGCTGTACGACACGGCGGCCGAGGTGCTGGGCGCCGGTGCGCTGGACGTGGAGCACGCCTGGGTCGCGGACCGGCTGTCGTCCCTCTCGTACACCATCGCGGCCGGTACCTCGCAGATCCAGCAGAACATCGTCGCCGAGCGGATTCTCGGCCTGCCGAAGGGGCGGTGA
- a CDS encoding acyl-CoA dehydrogenase family protein yields the protein MDFQLTDEQRALKDGTRELLAGRFGRDRLRAAVEDPAPDRALWRELGAAGFFALRLPEADGGVGLGLPEAVLVLEEAGRALLPGPLVACQLLAGVVDGVAAGERIVGLCDGAREPALWEHPGGCDELIFVEGEGGRRGGSTGGPAGGAGEGAQGRTGGAYRSAPDQVSCAPFASVDPLTPLARVLDLPHAEPVAVDMPRLRREAALLTAAQQLGSAVRTVEMAAGYAREREQFGAPIGSFQAVKQLCAQMLVRAEMARSAVYAAAVTERALDITGAKLLADEAAVRNARDCLQVHGGMGFTWEADVHLHLKRAWWHAERWETAGEAEELLAAGLIA from the coding sequence ATGGACTTCCAACTCACGGACGAACAGCGGGCGTTGAAGGACGGCACCCGGGAGCTGCTGGCCGGGCGGTTCGGCCGGGACCGGCTGCGGGCGGCCGTCGAGGACCCCGCACCGGACCGTGCGCTGTGGCGCGAGCTGGGCGCGGCCGGGTTCTTCGCGCTGCGGCTGCCGGAGGCGGACGGCGGGGTGGGGCTGGGGCTGCCGGAGGCGGTGCTGGTCCTGGAGGAGGCCGGGCGGGCGCTGCTGCCGGGCCCGCTGGTGGCCTGCCAGCTGCTGGCCGGGGTGGTGGACGGTGTCGCGGCCGGGGAGCGGATCGTCGGGCTGTGTGACGGGGCGCGGGAGCCGGCGCTGTGGGAACACCCGGGCGGGTGCGATGAGTTGATCTTCGTGGAGGGGGAGGGCGGGCGCCGCGGAGGGTCCACCGGTGGCCCCGCCGGTGGGGCGGGCGAGGGCGCACAGGGGCGCACGGGCGGTGCGTACCGGAGCGCGCCGGACCAGGTGTCCTGCGCCCCTTTTGCTTCCGTCGACCCCCTCACCCCGCTCGCCCGCGTCCTGGACCTGCCGCACGCCGAGCCCGTTGCCGTCGACATGCCCCGGCTCCGCCGCGAGGCCGCGCTGCTGACCGCGGCCCAGCAGCTCGGCAGCGCCGTCCGCACGGTCGAGATGGCCGCCGGTTACGCCCGCGAGCGCGAGCAGTTCGGCGCCCCCATCGGCTCGTTCCAGGCGGTGAAGCAGCTGTGCGCGCAGATGCTGGTACGGGCGGAAATGGCGCGAAGTGCGGTGTATGCGGCGGCGGTCACGGAGCGTGCTCTCGACATCACGGGCGCGAAACTGCTCGCCGACGAGGCCGCGGTACGCAACGCGCGGGACTGTCTGCAGGTCCACGGCGGAATGGGCTTCACCTGGGAGGCCGATGTCCATCTGCACCTCAAACGGGCCTGGTGGCACGCCGAGCGCTGGGAAACGGCGGGCGAGGCGGAGGAACTGCTGGCCGCGGGCTTGATCGCCTGA
- a CDS encoding ATP-binding protein produces MQVLQVQLDVRPDPAEVGRARRWARSRLAGSGIGVDEPLAETLILLISELVTNAVVHTGAAAELRIFFSGSGAVVGTVRVEVVDACARPPRQRHADGDDTNGRGLELVDGLADRWGWQQEGAGKRIWCEVDRGRPLLRASGADLGAYESPCAVSRTVTHQA; encoded by the coding sequence GTGCAGGTGCTTCAGGTGCAGTTGGACGTACGGCCCGACCCCGCGGAGGTGGGGCGGGCCCGGCGGTGGGCCCGGTCGCGGCTCGCGGGCTCCGGTATAGGGGTCGATGAACCACTCGCGGAGACATTGATCCTGTTGATCTCCGAGCTCGTCACCAACGCCGTGGTGCACACCGGCGCGGCGGCCGAGCTGCGGATCTTTTTCTCCGGCTCGGGTGCCGTGGTGGGCACGGTCCGGGTCGAAGTGGTGGACGCCTGCGCCCGCCCGCCGCGCCAGCGGCACGCGGATGGCGACGACACCAACGGCCGCGGCCTGGAGCTGGTCGACGGACTGGCCGACCGCTGGGGCTGGCAGCAGGAGGGCGCGGGCAAGCGGATCTGGTGCGAGGTGGACCGCGGGCGGCCGCTGCTGAGGGCGTCCGGCGCCGATCTGGGCGCCTATGAGTCCCCTTGCGCGGTGTCACGTACCGTGACGCACCAGGCGTAA
- a CDS encoding cyclase family protein, with product MPLPQEFHDIAKRVNNWGRWGDDDEIGTLNLITHQVVREAAAAIRSGRRIPLALPLRHDGVQTGVIPGRVNPLHTMTAVNQEIFGPGTVATSDDVATMGLQAATHWDGLAHVSHSGRLYNNRPADSVTAHGGATRLGIEKATPVASRGVLLDVARVHGTERLPGGHAVTPEDLDAAEELAGTAVRSGDVVLVRTGQLRHYLDGDRQAYAFPSPGLSLRTPEWFRARDVAAVANDTLTFEIFPPEIEDLWMPVHALHLVEMGMPQGQNWNLEELSTACAEEGRYAFFLSAMAEPFVGGTGAPVAPVAIL from the coding sequence ATGCCCCTGCCCCAGGAGTTCCATGACATCGCCAAACGCGTGAACAACTGGGGGCGTTGGGGCGATGACGACGAGATCGGCACTCTCAACCTGATCACCCATCAGGTCGTCCGGGAAGCCGCCGCCGCCATCCGCAGCGGTCGCCGGATCCCGCTCGCGCTCCCGCTCCGGCACGACGGCGTCCAGACCGGAGTGATCCCGGGCCGGGTCAATCCGCTGCACACCATGACCGCCGTCAACCAGGAGATCTTCGGCCCCGGCACGGTCGCGACCTCGGACGACGTGGCCACCATGGGCCTGCAGGCCGCCACCCACTGGGACGGCCTGGCCCATGTCTCCCACTCCGGGCGGCTCTACAACAACCGCCCGGCCGACTCGGTCACCGCACACGGCGGCGCCACCCGCCTCGGCATCGAGAAGGCCACCCCGGTCGCCTCCCGCGGCGTCCTCCTGGACGTGGCCCGGGTGCACGGCACCGAACGGCTGCCCGGCGGGCACGCCGTCACGCCGGAGGATCTGGACGCCGCCGAGGAACTGGCCGGGACGGCGGTCCGCTCCGGCGATGTCGTCCTCGTCCGGACCGGGCAGCTGCGGCACTATCTCGACGGCGACCGGCAGGCTTACGCCTTCCCGTCCCCCGGCCTGTCGCTGCGCACACCCGAGTGGTTCCGTGCGCGCGATGTCGCGGCGGTCGCCAATGACACCCTGACCTTCGAGATCTTCCCGCCGGAGATCGAGGACCTGTGGATGCCCGTACACGCCCTCCATCTCGTGGAGATGGGCATGCCGCAGGGCCAGAACTGGAATCTGGAGGAGCTGTCGACGGCCTGCGCGGAGGAAGGCCGCTACGCCTTCTTCCTGTCCGCGATGGCCGAACCGTTCGTCGGCGGGACCGGAGCGCCGGTCGCCCCCGTGGCGATCCTCTGA